Genomic window (Pseudomonas xantholysinigenes):
GCCTGGCCTTCGGCACCGGCACCCACCCGACCACCGCGCTATGCCTGGAATGGCTCGACGGCCAGCAGCTGCAAGGCACCCAGGTGCTGGACTTCGGTTGCGGCTCGGGCATCCTGGCCATCGCCGCGCTGCTGCTTGGCGCCCGCCACGCAGTCGGTACCGACATCGACGTGCAGGCTATCGAAGCCTCCCGTGACAACGCCCAGCGCAACGGCATCGCCGACGACCGCTTCGACCTGTACCTGCCCGAGCAGATGCCGGCCATGCAGGCCGACGTGCTGGTCGCCAACATCCTCGCCGGCCCGCTGGTGTCGCTGGCGCCACAACTGTCCGGCCTGGTGCGCCCAGGCGGGCTGCTGGCGTTGTCGGGCATCCTTGCCGAACAGGGCGAGGAAGTGGCCGCCGCCTATGCCGCCGACTTCGACCTTGACCCGATCGTCGTGCGCGACGGCTGGGTCCGCATCAGTGGTCACCGCCGCTAGGCGCGCCTAGACTCAACACCTGCCCAGCTTCCGGATCGCCGCATGACCGACAGTTTCGTCACCCAGTGCCCGCATTGCCAGACCAGCTTTCGCGTCACCCACCATCAGTTGAGCGTGGCGCGCGGCGTGGTGCGCTGCGGCAACTGCCTGCAGGTGTTCAATGCGGCAAAACAGTTGCTGGAGCAGAACCGCGCCGCCGCGCAACCCACGGCGCCGACGCCAACCGTCGCGCAACCAGCCAGCGAACCGCCAGCAGCCCTGCCGGCCGCCGCTGAGCGAGCGCCCATGAGCGAGGACGACTGGGCTGTTACCGCCGAACAACTGGACGCGCTGGACCTCGACCAGGAGCTGGCGCTCCTCGAACGCCGCAGCCCGGGCGACCGCCGCCAGGCTCCTGCACAGGGTGTGCTGCAAGCCCGCCGTGACGACCAGGGTACTGACGAAGCCGACGCAGAACCGTTCGGCAACGCCACCGATGACCGCCCAATGGCCACGCCGGAACCCGAAGAGGCACCGGTACTGGTCGAACAGGAGCTGCTGGACCTGGCGCCGGCCATCGCCACGCGCACGGAGCCGACCCTTGGCTCCACCGACTTGGACCTGGACGACGAACCGACAGTGCGCCACCCGTCGGACGACCGCGACCTCGACAGCCGGCCCGAAAGCCTGTCCAGCCACGACGACCCGCTTCCGGAACAAGGCTTGTCGGCCCTGGACGACGTGCGCGGCGAGCGCCTCTCGGCCCGCGACGAGGACGAAGCCGAGGTGCACCTGGCGCCAAGCCTGCCCCCCAAGGGCGAACGCCCACGCAAGGAGCCGTTGATCGACGTGGTCGACGATCCCCTGCAACTGGGCTGGGAAAAGCCGGCCCCCAATTGGGGCAAACGCCTGTTGTGGGGCCTTCTGACCCTCGTGGCGGCTGGCCTGCTGGCGTTCCAGTATGTCTGGTACCACTTCGACGAAATGGCCCGACAGGACCAGTACCGCCCTTGGTTCCAGCAGCTGTGCCCGATGTTCGGCTGCCAGGTGCCGACCCGCGTCGATATCTCGCGAATCAAGAGCAGCAACCTGGTGGTGCGCAGCCACCCAGACTTCAAAGGCGCGCTGATCGTCGACGCGATCATCTACAACCGCGCGCCCTTCGCCCAACCCTTCCCGCTGCTGGAACTGCGCTTCGCCGACCTCAACGGCCAGCTGATCGCCAGCCGCCGCTTCAAACCCAGCGAGTACCTCTCGGGTGAACTGGCCGGCCGCGGCGAGATGCCCAGCCAGACGCCGATCCACATTGCCCTGGATATCCTCGATCCGGGGCCGAAGGCGGTGAACTACAGCCTGAGCTTCCGTTCGCCGGAGTAAGCGACAAACGGTAAGCCTCAAGCCGCAAGTAAAAGCCTGTCCGCAGGCCTCTTGCAGCTTGAAGCTTGCCGCCTGGAGCCGGGTGTCATAACGCCGCAACTGTTCAGATTTTATCCAGATTCATCTTTATCCGGTCATCGAGAGCGGGTATCATGCCAACCCTTTTTCGAACTCCAATGATTCGGCCCCACAACAGGGAACACCTATGTCGGCGGTACGCATCGGCCCTTACACACTGCAGAACAACCTGATCCTGGCGCCCATGGCCGGGGTCACGGACCAGCCTTTCCGCACCCTGTGCAAACGCCTCGGGGCGGGCATGGTGGTGTCGGAGATGGTCTCCAGCGACATGCGCCTGTGGAACAGCCGCAAGTCGAGCCTGCGCCGCATCCACGAAGACGATCCCGAGCCACGCTCGGTGCAGATCGCCGGCGGCGACGCGCAGATGATGGCCGAGGCCGCACGCGCGAATGTCGCGGCTGGCGCGCAGATCATCGACATCAACATGGGCTGCCCGGCAAAAAAAGTCTGTAACAAGGCGGCCGGCTCTGCTTTATTGAGAGATGAAGCCTTGGTCAGCGAGATTCTCCACGCCGTGGTCGGCGCGGTGGACGTCCCGGTGACGCTGAAGATCCGCACCGGCTGGGACCGGGCGAACAAGAACGGCCTGAATGTGGCGAAAATCGCCGAGCAGGCCGGCATCCAGGCGCTGGCGGTGCATGGCCGCACACGCGCCGACCTGTACACCGGTGACGCCGAGTACGACACCATCGCCGCGATCAAGCAGGCGGTGTCGATCCCGGTGTTCGCCAACGGCGACATCACCTCGCCGGAAAAGGCCCGGGCGGTGCTGCATGCCACCGGTGCCGACGGCCTGTTGATCGGCCGTGCCGCCCAGGGGCGGCCGTGGATTTTCCGCGAGATCGAGCATTACCTGCGCACGGGCGAGCAGCTGCCCGCACCGGCGCTGGACGAAGTGGAACGCATTCTGCTGGAACACCTGGCCGCGTTGCATGCCTTCTATGGCGATGTGATGGGCGTGCGTATCGCCCGCAAGCACGTGGGCTGGTACCTGGCGACCCGACCCGGCGGCAAGGAGTTCCGCAGCCAGTTCAACGCGTTGCAAGAGACACAAGCGCAGTGCGCCAACGTTCAGGCATTTTTCGCCGAGCGTCGACAGAGCCTTGGGACAGAGGACGAACAAGGGGTGGCCGCATGACGATGATGACCGAGACATTAGTGAGTGGAACAACGCCCGTGAGCGACAACGTCAACCTCAAGCAGCACCTGAACACGCCGAGCGAAGAGGGTCAGACCCTTCGCGGCAGTGTCGAGAAGGCGCTGCACAACTACTTCGCCCACCTGGAAGGCGCCACCGTCACGGACGTGTACAACCTGGTGCTCTCGGAGGTCGAGGCACCGCTGCTCGAAAGCGTGATGAACTACGTCAAGGGCAACCAGACCAAGGCCAGCGAGATGCTCGGGCTCAACCGAGGCACGCTGCGCAAGAAGCTCAAGCAGTACGATCTGTTGTAAGGCCAGAACCCCAACCAGAAAAGGCGCTCATGCAAAGAGGCGCCTTTTTTGCTGACTCCACCGCGTTATGGAATCTGAAATGACCGACCAGACTACCCGCCTGCCGATCCGCCGCGCCCTGATCAGCGTCTCCGACAAGACCGGTATCCTCGAATTCGCCCGTGAGCT
Coding sequences:
- the prmA gene encoding 50S ribosomal protein L11 methyltransferase, which translates into the protein MPWLQVRLAISPEQAETYEDALLEVGAVSVTFMDAEDQPIFEPDLNTTPLWSHTHLLALFEADAEPEQVFAHLRLLTGAELPEHQAEVIEDQDWERSWMDNFQPMRFGQRLWIVPSWHEAPEKDAVNLLLDPGLAFGTGTHPTTALCLEWLDGQQLQGTQVLDFGCGSGILAIAALLLGARHAVGTDIDVQAIEASRDNAQRNGIADDRFDLYLPEQMPAMQADVLVANILAGPLVSLAPQLSGLVRPGGLLALSGILAEQGEEVAAAYAADFDLDPIVVRDGWVRISGHRR
- a CDS encoding DUF3426 domain-containing protein; the encoded protein is MTDSFVTQCPHCQTSFRVTHHQLSVARGVVRCGNCLQVFNAAKQLLEQNRAAAQPTAPTPTVAQPASEPPAALPAAAERAPMSEDDWAVTAEQLDALDLDQELALLERRSPGDRRQAPAQGVLQARRDDQGTDEADAEPFGNATDDRPMATPEPEEAPVLVEQELLDLAPAIATRTEPTLGSTDLDLDDEPTVRHPSDDRDLDSRPESLSSHDDPLPEQGLSALDDVRGERLSARDEDEAEVHLAPSLPPKGERPRKEPLIDVVDDPLQLGWEKPAPNWGKRLLWGLLTLVAAGLLAFQYVWYHFDEMARQDQYRPWFQQLCPMFGCQVPTRVDISRIKSSNLVVRSHPDFKGALIVDAIIYNRAPFAQPFPLLELRFADLNGQLIASRRFKPSEYLSGELAGRGEMPSQTPIHIALDILDPGPKAVNYSLSFRSPE
- the dusB gene encoding tRNA dihydrouridine synthase DusB, producing MSAVRIGPYTLQNNLILAPMAGVTDQPFRTLCKRLGAGMVVSEMVSSDMRLWNSRKSSLRRIHEDDPEPRSVQIAGGDAQMMAEAARANVAAGAQIIDINMGCPAKKVCNKAAGSALLRDEALVSEILHAVVGAVDVPVTLKIRTGWDRANKNGLNVAKIAEQAGIQALAVHGRTRADLYTGDAEYDTIAAIKQAVSIPVFANGDITSPEKARAVLHATGADGLLIGRAAQGRPWIFREIEHYLRTGEQLPAPALDEVERILLEHLAALHAFYGDVMGVRIARKHVGWYLATRPGGKEFRSQFNALQETQAQCANVQAFFAERRQSLGTEDEQGVAA
- the fis gene encoding DNA-binding transcriptional regulator Fis → MTMMTETLVSGTTPVSDNVNLKQHLNTPSEEGQTLRGSVEKALHNYFAHLEGATVTDVYNLVLSEVEAPLLESVMNYVKGNQTKASEMLGLNRGTLRKKLKQYDLL